Proteins co-encoded in one Candidatus Liberimonas magnetica genomic window:
- a CDS encoding prepilin-type N-terminal cleavage/methylation domain-containing protein, with protein sequence MLRKLLSKKSKGFTLMELVIVLVIIGILATISVPLYTSYVKRSYAAEGNALCDSIAQAEKVYYQANNTFWAGTGSAGKNYIGAASAGDIAVDTTANQYFQAFTITAGPTGNIADSFSIVTNAVAGSKADGIQITYSAGTTGATSVTVTGI encoded by the coding sequence ATGTTAAGAAAGCTTTTGTCAAAAAAGTCAAAAGGGTTTACGTTGATGGAACTGGTCATTGTGCTGGTAATTATAGGGATACTTGCTACTATATCCGTTCCGCTTTACACATCGTATGTAAAGAGATCTTATGCAGCAGAAGGCAATGCTCTGTGTGATTCAATAGCACAGGCAGAAAAGGTGTACTATCAGGCAAACAATACCTTTTGGGCAGGTACGGGTTCCGCTGGAAAGAATTATATAGGTGCAGCCTCAGCCGGAGACATTGCTGTAGATACGACTGCTAATCAGTATTTTCAAGCCTTTACCATTACTGCCGGGCCAACCGGAAATATAGCTGACTCATTTTCAATTGTTACAAACGCAGTAGCAGGAAGCAAGGCAGACGGTATACAAATAACTTATTCCGCCGGTACTACTGGAGCTACGTCAGTAACTGTAACAGGTATATAA
- a CDS encoding prepilin-type N-terminal cleavage/methylation domain-containing protein: protein MGSINFIEEIMLGKILSKKSQGFTLMELVIVLVIIGILATISVPLYTSYVKKAYAAEGNALCDAIAQAERIHYQTYNTFWAGTGSAGKNYIGTAGAGDIAVDTSPNIYFRAFTITAGPTGSIADSFTIITDAEAGSKAVGIQITYSSGINSAATITVTGI, encoded by the coding sequence ATGGGCTCAATAAACTTCATTGAAGAAATAATGTTAGGGAAAATCTTGTCAAAGAAGTCACAGGGATTTACTTTGATGGAGCTGGTCATTGTGCTGGTAATTATAGGAATACTTGCAACCATTTCTGTTCCGCTTTACACGTCTTATGTAAAAAAAGCTTATGCAGCAGAAGGCAATGCTCTTTGTGATGCAATAGCACAGGCAGAAAGGATACACTATCAGACATATAATACCTTTTGGGCAGGTACGGGTTCCGCTGGAAAGAACTATATAGGCACAGCCGGAGCCGGAGACATTGCTGTAGACACGAGCCCTAATATATATTTTAGGGCCTTTACTATTACTGCCGGGCCAACTGGCAGTATAGCAGATTCATTCACAATTATTACAGACGCAGAAGCAGGAAGCAAGGCCGTCGGCATACAAATAACTTATTCAAGTGGCATTAATTCAGCTGCCACGATAACTGTAACGGGCATATAA
- a CDS encoding pilus assembly protein PilM, which yields MIGLDIGTKNIKICRVEQNDAAYNIVAAAVTANPESNIPNENKGHQFIVNKLKSICKETGCSKKQIISSIGGTNLIVRYFSFPLLSEEELKGALQIEVQQSLTVSLDTLYNDFNLLPQLEKNKLDVMFVAVPKNIIDDNTKIISDAGLDLNIMDIDNLALTNCFLVFGGEAVSESVILLDIGHTYTNISVIENGKLRFIKNVKFGGKDISDAIADAYGIPYEMAEIIKKKPDRWDEIGLNIRSILQKSMPNLLETIYRTIEYCINKDAVLNIDKILITGGASYTKNIDKFIGDVLDIPTLIWNPIADLEIQGNSKKELGRFLGVALGLALRYGKTI from the coding sequence TTGATCGGCCTTGATATCGGAACAAAAAATATTAAAATATGCCGTGTTGAGCAAAATGATGCCGCTTACAACATTGTAGCGGCAGCTGTTACTGCTAACCCTGAGTCAAACATTCCCAATGAAAACAAAGGGCACCAGTTTATAGTAAATAAGCTGAAATCAATTTGCAAAGAAACCGGTTGTTCAAAAAAACAAATTATTTCTTCTATAGGAGGGACTAATTTAATAGTCCGTTATTTTAGTTTCCCTTTGCTGTCAGAAGAAGAACTAAAGGGAGCATTGCAAATAGAGGTGCAGCAATCTCTAACTGTCAGTTTAGATACTTTGTATAATGACTTCAATCTCCTGCCTCAACTTGAAAAAAACAAACTGGATGTAATGTTTGTGGCTGTCCCAAAGAATATCATAGATGACAATACAAAGATAATTTCTGACGCGGGGCTTGATTTGAATATAATGGACATAGATAATCTGGCCTTAACTAATTGTTTTCTCGTTTTTGGCGGAGAGGCGGTATCGGAATCCGTTATTCTGCTGGATATCGGGCATACCTATACTAATATTTCAGTTATAGAAAACGGAAAATTACGTTTTATAAAGAACGTAAAATTTGGAGGAAAAGATATATCAGATGCCATCGCTGACGCTTATGGTATCCCGTACGAAATGGCGGAAATAATTAAAAAGAAACCTGATAGATGGGATGAAATCGGGTTGAATATCAGAAGTATCCTTCAAAAAAGCATGCCGAATCTTTTGGAAACCATTTACAGGACAATTGAGTATTGTATAAATAAGGATGCTGTGCTCAATATCGATAAAATTCTGATTACGGGAGGAGCATCTTACACCAAAAATATCGATAAATTTATCGGGGATGTATTGGATATTCCGACACTTATATGGAACCCTATCGCTGATCTAGAGATACAAGGGAACTCTAAAAAGGAATTAGGCAGGTTTTTAGGAGTAGCCCTGGGACTTGCATTGAGATATGGAAAAACTATTTGA
- a CDS encoding prepilin-type N-terminal cleavage/methylation domain-containing protein → MLRMILTRKSKGFTLMELVIVMVIVGILATISVPLYTSYVKKAYAAEGHALCDSIAQAEKAYYNEKGTFVTGNESGPLGTITIDTTPNIYFKSFSVVAGTTGNIATSFRITTSGVAGGKASGITITYDGYSAAPPAITITGM, encoded by the coding sequence ATGTTAAGAATGATTTTGACAAGGAAGTCAAAGGGGTTTACCTTGATGGAACTCGTTATTGTGATGGTAATTGTAGGGATACTTGCGACCATATCGGTTCCGCTTTACACGTCTTATGTAAAAAAAGCTTATGCAGCGGAAGGGCATGCTTTATGTGATTCAATAGCACAGGCAGAAAAGGCGTACTATAATGAAAAGGGTACCTTTGTCACAGGTAATGAATCGGGCCCTCTAGGCACAATTACTATAGATACTACGCCTAATATTTATTTTAAAAGTTTTAGTGTTGTTGCCGGAACAACCGGGAATATAGCAACTTCATTTAGAATTACCACAAGCGGAGTGGCAGGAGGCAAGGCTAGCGGCATTACGATAACTTATGACGGCTACTCAGCTGCACCTCCGGCAATAACAATTACAGGCATGTAG
- the tadA gene encoding Flp pilus assembly complex ATPase component TadA: MTIAPFRKKYFGEILVANGFVTKEHLKEALEIRKQTNEKIGVILLNKGYISKENYFDALSKLFSLQLVQLSKTKIEEEVLQIIPERIARKYTIMPISKQENTLKIAVADPTDGLIIAELESISHLNLSMVMAPESDIMDAIEKYYSASFGSVKDMANEMVEEVVSEEFKETKDNYEESNADAAPVVKYVNAILYEAVTKKASDIHVEPGDNSVSLRMRIDGELVVCDPPPKKYFSSVISRIKIMANLDIAERRLPQDGKCRVKVSNKKVDVRVSTLPTLYGEKIVMRILDRSALALDINKLGFSEADVEKYTDSLARPYGMILVTGPTGSGKTTTLYTGLNSINTPDKNIITIEDPVEYEIKGINQVLARPSIGLTFASILRSVLRQDPDIIMIGEIRDKETAEISIQAALTGHLVLSTLHTNDAVSTLSRMAYMGIEPFLITDAVDLVISQRLIRIICPDCKAEQEISDPVRRRLALDNDKDVKFFYGKGCDKCYGSGYRGRNAIIEALKLTPELKKMILDEESDQNIKELALQQGMHTLRNMAVGKLKEGLTTVEEVLSVTVL, encoded by the coding sequence ATGACAATAGCTCCGTTTAGAAAAAAATATTTCGGTGAGATCCTTGTTGCAAACGGTTTTGTGACAAAAGAACATCTAAAAGAAGCCCTTGAGATAAGAAAACAGACAAATGAAAAAATAGGAGTCATACTTCTCAATAAGGGTTATATCTCTAAAGAAAATTATTTTGATGCCCTTTCAAAACTTTTTAGTTTGCAATTAGTGCAATTGTCAAAAACCAAAATTGAAGAGGAAGTGCTGCAGATAATACCGGAAAGAATAGCAAGAAAATATACTATTATGCCTATTTCAAAACAAGAAAACACTCTAAAGATCGCAGTTGCTGACCCTACCGATGGTTTAATTATCGCAGAATTAGAGTCGATATCCCACTTAAATCTTTCCATGGTCATGGCTCCGGAATCGGATATAATGGATGCGATTGAAAAATATTATTCTGCGTCTTTCGGCAGTGTAAAAGACATGGCAAACGAGATGGTGGAAGAAGTGGTCTCGGAAGAATTCAAGGAGACAAAGGATAATTACGAAGAATCCAATGCAGATGCGGCTCCGGTAGTAAAATACGTGAATGCGATATTGTATGAAGCTGTTACAAAAAAAGCGAGCGATATTCATGTAGAACCCGGAGACAATTCTGTTTCTTTAAGGATGCGTATTGACGGGGAATTGGTAGTCTGTGACCCTCCTCCTAAAAAATATTTTTCATCGGTTATATCCAGGATAAAAATCATGGCTAATTTAGATATCGCAGAAAGGAGATTGCCCCAGGACGGCAAGTGCAGGGTAAAAGTTAGCAATAAAAAAGTAGATGTACGTGTTTCTACTTTGCCTACACTTTACGGCGAAAAAATCGTCATGAGGATCCTCGACAGGTCGGCCCTTGCCCTGGACATTAACAAGCTTGGCTTTTCGGAAGCAGACGTCGAAAAATATACAGATTCTCTTGCAAGGCCTTATGGAATGATACTTGTGACCGGCCCTACAGGCAGCGGCAAAACGACCACGCTTTATACAGGGCTAAATTCCATAAATACCCCTGATAAGAACATTATTACTATCGAAGACCCGGTTGAATATGAAATTAAAGGGATTAATCAGGTCCTGGCAAGGCCCAGCATAGGTTTAACCTTTGCAAGTATACTGAGATCTGTTTTAAGGCAGGATCCAGATATAATAATGATTGGGGAAATAAGAGACAAGGAAACAGCAGAGATCTCCATACAAGCAGCTCTCACAGGGCATTTAGTCCTTTCAACACTGCACACTAATGACGCAGTAAGCACGCTGAGCCGCATGGCTTATATGGGTATAGAACCTTTTCTTATTACTGATGCAGTGGACCTGGTAATATCACAGCGGTTGATCCGCATAATCTGCCCTGATTGCAAGGCTGAGCAGGAGATATCAGATCCGGTTAGAAGAAGACTTGCATTAGACAATGATAAAGATGTAAAGTTTTTTTATGGAAAAGGCTGTGATAAATGCTATGGGTCAGGATATCGCGGAAGAAATGCAATTATTGAAGCCCTCAAACTTACTCCGGAATTAAAAAAGATGATCCTTGACGAAGAAAGTGATCAAAATATAAAAGAATTAGCATTACAACAGGGAATGCATACGCTTAGGAATATGGCTGTAGGTAAGCTTAAAGAAGGGCTTACTACGGTTGAAGAGGTGCTTTCAGTAACGGTATTATAA
- a CDS encoding type II secretion system F family protein yields MPKYAYKAKNSKNETIQGSANADSERDLVEMFRNQGIIVFSIKLDNANESPQTKSSKKKIKNISVKEEEIAIFCRQMSTMLNAGVSILESLEDLVYMTNNKAFSELLQTVSSDIKEGATFSGALAKYTNVFGNVFVALVGVGEKSGQLGKVLFDLSAYLENAVKLKRKVKSASSYPLFIGGFFVVVVLGIILFLIPRFKTMFTSFGAKLPLPTRIAIFVSDNIIHYFPFFIIIVIALVVAVKSMLRTDKGRLLADTFILKAPILGPIVTKVVLARFFQTLATLITSGNDIVSSLEISSAVADNVYVKGHIEQLKNKVIEGSNLSTEMAKFPFFPPMIVKMTAVGEKSGKLDEMFMKISEYYSDEVNAVVAALSSIIEPVLIVFLGIIIGVVVIVMYLPIFKMASAVMGPQG; encoded by the coding sequence ATGCCTAAGTATGCTTATAAGGCAAAAAACTCAAAGAATGAAACGATTCAAGGCTCAGCCAATGCTGATTCCGAACGGGATTTGGTTGAGATGTTCCGTAACCAGGGGATTATTGTATTCAGTATAAAGCTGGATAATGCTAATGAATCTCCTCAAACCAAAAGTTCTAAAAAGAAGATCAAAAACATATCTGTTAAAGAAGAAGAGATCGCGATTTTTTGCAGGCAAATGTCAACAATGTTGAATGCGGGCGTGAGTATTCTGGAATCCCTTGAGGATCTTGTGTATATGACTAACAATAAAGCCTTCTCGGAATTACTGCAAACAGTTTCTTCTGATATTAAGGAAGGGGCCACGTTTTCAGGAGCGCTCGCCAAATATACCAATGTATTCGGAAATGTATTTGTCGCGTTGGTTGGCGTCGGAGAAAAAAGCGGGCAATTGGGAAAGGTGTTGTTTGATTTGTCAGCTTATCTTGAAAATGCCGTTAAGTTGAAACGAAAGGTCAAATCTGCAAGTTCCTATCCTTTGTTTATCGGAGGGTTCTTTGTAGTGGTTGTGCTCGGTATTATATTATTCTTGATACCACGCTTTAAAACTATGTTTACATCTTTCGGGGCAAAACTTCCCCTTCCCACAAGGATAGCCATATTTGTGAGCGATAACATTATTCATTATTTCCCATTTTTTATCATTATCGTAATTGCTCTTGTTGTAGCTGTAAAATCTATGCTTCGTACAGATAAAGGCAGGTTGCTTGCGGACACGTTCATACTGAAAGCTCCTATCCTGGGGCCAATAGTTACTAAAGTCGTTCTGGCCCGGTTTTTTCAGACATTAGCTACTTTAATAACGAGCGGTAATGATATTGTTTCATCTTTAGAAATATCTTCAGCTGTAGCAGATAATGTTTATGTAAAAGGCCATATAGAACAACTTAAAAACAAAGTAATCGAAGGTTCCAACCTTTCTACTGAAATGGCTAAATTCCCTTTTTTCCCGCCAATGATAGTAAAAATGACCGCTGTCGGGGAAAAATCCGGAAAACTGGATGAAATGTTTATGAAAATATCGGAATATTATTCTGATGAAGTTAATGCAGTAGTGGCAGCCTTGAGCTCTATAATAGAACCTGTATTAATAGTATTTTTAGGAATTATTATCGGAGTCGTAGTTATAGTAATGTATCTGCCTATATTTAAAATGGCTTCGGCAGTAATGGGACCCCAAGGTTAA
- a CDS encoding type IV pilus twitching motility protein PilT, whose translation MENYRSHILAILRNMVDNNASDLHLTAKVPPYMRINGSLKDSDFPALGVEENENLIFSILKPEDKNEFLKTKTIDFSLTEESLGIFRINVYQQRGTIAAAIRRFPFKIPAMEELGLPVGPIKNYLNYSNGLVLVCGPTGSGKTTTLASMVDYINRSRNCHIISIEDPIEYVHKNIKSLIHQREVRRDTPNFKDALKYVLREDPDIVIVGEMRDLETIASAITIAETGHLVFATLHTGDSSESIRRIIDVFPSTQQAQIVAQLAYTLRGVINQTLIQSVGYAGRVLATEVMIVTPAIQNLIRENKTEQIYSQIQTSTNIGMHTMNQSLCELVRKNKIAKDVALGKTKRVSELLKLLENYNA comes from the coding sequence ATGGAAAATTATCGTTCGCATATTTTGGCAATTCTAAGAAATATGGTAGACAATAATGCGTCAGATCTGCATCTTACCGCAAAAGTTCCCCCGTATATGCGCATTAACGGCAGTCTTAAAGATTCGGATTTCCCGGCGTTAGGAGTAGAAGAAAATGAAAACCTTATCTTTAGTATCTTAAAACCTGAAGATAAGAATGAATTTTTAAAGACAAAAACAATTGATTTTTCATTGACGGAAGAAAGCCTTGGCATCTTCAGGATAAATGTTTATCAACAGCGCGGCACAATAGCTGCTGCTATAAGAAGGTTCCCTTTCAAAATACCTGCAATGGAAGAATTGGGCCTTCCGGTCGGGCCGATAAAAAATTATTTGAACTATTCTAACGGGCTGGTACTGGTGTGCGGCCCTACAGGCAGCGGCAAGACAACTACCCTGGCATCGATGGTTGATTATATCAACAGGTCAAGAAACTGCCATATTATTTCCATAGAAGACCCTATAGAATATGTACATAAGAACATAAAAAGCCTGATTCATCAGAGGGAGGTCCGCAGGGACACGCCTAATTTCAAAGATGCCCTAAAGTATGTGCTCAGAGAAGACCCTGATATTGTAATTGTCGGAGAAATGAGAGACCTGGAGACTATCGCTTCAGCCATAACTATAGCTGAAACCGGACATCTCGTTTTTGCGACACTTCATACCGGAGATAGCAGTGAATCCATCAGGAGAATTATTGATGTATTTCCATCAACACAGCAGGCACAAATAGTGGCACAGCTTGCCTATACGCTCAGGGGTGTCATAAACCAGACATTGATTCAAAGTGTAGGTTATGCCGGCAGAGTGCTTGCAACTGAAGTTATGATCGTAACACCGGCGATACAAAACCTTATACGCGAGAATAAAACAGAACAAATATATTCTCAAATACAGACCAGCACAAACATCGGCATGCATACGATGAATCAGTCTCTTTGTGAATTGGTAAGGAAGAACAAGATTGCAAAGGATGTTGCTCTTGGAAAAACGAAAAGGGTAAGCGAGTTGTTAAAATTGCTGGAGAACTACAATGCCTAA
- a CDS encoding prepilin-type N-terminal cleavage/methylation domain-containing protein, translated as MMYEKIGGFTLIETIIAMVIFSIIVLMSTSSMPSTKDFEMRSKNRVFALELAEKQIELMKTLAYGSVNSAVLVTNPATNPDSGIQFGTSVVVNTIAAGGETYKTVAVTVSWPTALTLTLNTIIAP; from the coding sequence ATGATGTATGAAAAAATAGGAGGTTTTACTTTAATAGAAACGATAATTGCGATGGTTATTTTTTCCATAATTGTGCTTATGAGTACAAGTTCTATGCCATCTACAAAAGATTTTGAAATGCGCTCAAAAAACAGAGTGTTTGCGTTAGAGTTGGCTGAAAAACAAATTGAACTAATGAAAACATTGGCTTACGGCTCCGTTAACTCAGCGGTCTTGGTAACTAATCCTGCTACAAATCCTGATTCAGGAATACAATTTGGCACAAGCGTTGTTGTAAATACGATAGCTGCCGGCGGCGAGACATACAAAACAGTAGCTGTAACCGTATCTTGGCCTACGGCTTTAACTTTAACTTTGAATACAATAATAGCTCCATAG
- a CDS encoding prepilin-type N-terminal cleavage/methylation domain-containing protein: protein MSRKFFSKKSNGFSMIELVVVLVIIGIAAVMSIPYFTSYQRKAYAGEGQALCNSVAAAEKAFYAERNAFWAGSGAAGNTIIGTFSVDTGHNSFFRTFSVTTTATTFTIIADAESPGKAAGIRVTYVGSLTADPVTTITGI from the coding sequence ATGTCAAGAAAGTTTTTTTCAAAGAAGTCAAATGGTTTTTCCATGATCGAGCTGGTTGTTGTGCTGGTAATTATAGGGATAGCTGCAGTCATGTCTATTCCGTATTTTACATCTTATCAAAGAAAAGCTTATGCAGGAGAAGGCCAGGCCTTGTGTAATTCAGTAGCAGCTGCAGAAAAGGCGTTCTATGCTGAACGTAACGCCTTCTGGGCAGGGTCAGGTGCAGCTGGAAACACTATTATTGGCACCTTTTCTGTTGATACAGGGCATAATTCTTTTTTTAGGACCTTTAGTGTTACTACTACGGCAACTACTTTTACAATTATTGCAGACGCAGAGTCTCCGGGCAAGGCAGCTGGCATTAGAGTAACTTATGTAGGCAGCTTAACTGCTGATCCCGTAACTACTATAACCGGCATATAG
- a CDS encoding response regulator, with the protein MSSLNNPESKVSVLVLDDEVIIRDTFYDYLELFGFTVRTAENSTEALDILRQFGADVLVVDYNLPDMNGLSFIKEAAAISQDYITFLVTGSNSLEVAVEGMKIGIHDYLVKPINLEELKTLILNAIDERNKFIKGKSIIQEFIQTISVNQSQDQPIIHIVQRNIK; encoded by the coding sequence ATGAGCTCCCTTAATAACCCTGAAAGCAAAGTCTCTGTCCTTGTTTTGGACGATGAAGTAATAATCAGGGATACTTTTTATGATTATCTGGAACTCTTTGGTTTTACTGTTCGGACTGCAGAAAATTCTACGGAAGCTCTCGATATTTTAAGGCAATTCGGAGCGGATGTTCTAGTAGTTGATTATAATTTGCCCGACATGAACGGTTTATCTTTTATCAAAGAAGCAGCTGCTATTTCGCAGGATTACATAACATTTTTGGTTACGGGTTCTAATTCTTTAGAAGTTGCTGTTGAAGGAATGAAAATCGGCATACATGATTACCTTGTTAAGCCGATCAATTTAGAAGAACTAAAAACTCTGATCCTTAATGCCATTGATGAACGTAATAAATTCATAAAGGGCAAGTCTATAATACAAGAATTTATCCAAACGATTTCAGTTAATCAGTCTCAGGATCAGCCAATAATTCATATAGTTCAAAGGAATATTAAATAA